One stretch of Nocardia fluminea DNA includes these proteins:
- the lipA gene encoding lipoyl synthase, producing MTSVDASAPAGRKLLRIEARNAETPIERKPKWIRTRATMGPEYTELKSLVKSEGLHTVCEEAGCPNIFECWEDREATFLIGGEQCTRRCDFCQIDTGKPAALDRDEPRRVAESVQSMGLRYSTITGVARDDLDDGGAWLYAETVRAIKASNPATGVELLIPDFNADPAQLAEVFSSRPEVLAHNLETVPRIFKRIRPAFRYERSLAVITAAREAGLVTKSNLILGMGETPEEVTEAMRDLHEAGCDILTITQYLRPSPRHHPVDRWVKPEEFVEHSEVAEELGFAGVMAGPLVRSSYRAGRLYAQAMAHHGREIPEAMAHLAKEGTASQEASAVLARFGS from the coding sequence GTGACTTCCGTCGACGCCTCTGCCCCCGCCGGACGCAAGCTGCTGCGCATCGAAGCGCGCAACGCGGAAACACCGATCGAGCGCAAACCCAAGTGGATTCGTACCCGCGCCACCATGGGCCCCGAATACACCGAGCTCAAGAGCCTGGTGAAGTCCGAGGGCCTGCACACCGTCTGTGAGGAAGCGGGCTGCCCCAACATCTTCGAATGCTGGGAAGATCGCGAGGCCACCTTCCTCATCGGCGGCGAGCAGTGCACCCGCCGCTGCGACTTCTGCCAGATCGACACCGGCAAGCCCGCCGCCCTCGACCGCGACGAGCCTCGCCGCGTCGCCGAGAGCGTCCAGTCGATGGGCCTGCGCTACTCCACGATCACCGGCGTCGCGCGCGACGACCTCGACGACGGCGGCGCCTGGCTCTACGCCGAGACCGTGCGCGCCATCAAGGCGAGCAACCCCGCCACCGGCGTCGAGCTGCTCATCCCCGACTTCAACGCCGACCCCGCCCAGCTCGCCGAGGTCTTCTCCTCCCGCCCCGAGGTCCTCGCGCACAACCTGGAAACGGTGCCGCGCATCTTCAAGCGCATCCGCCCTGCCTTCCGCTACGAGCGCTCCCTCGCCGTGATCACCGCCGCCCGCGAGGCGGGCCTGGTCACCAAGTCCAACCTCATCCTCGGCATGGGCGAAACCCCCGAAGAGGTCACCGAGGCGATGCGCGACCTGCACGAAGCGGGCTGCGACATCCTCACCATCACCCAGTACCTGCGCCCCAGCCCCCGCCACCATCCGGTCGACCGCTGGGTGAAGCCGGAGGAGTTCGTCGAGCACTCCGAGGTCGCCGAAGAACTCGGCTTCGCCGGTGTGATGGCAGGCCCCCTGGTCCGCTCCTCCTACCGGGCAGGCCGCCTCTACGCCCAGGCGATGGCCCACCACGGCCGCGAGATCCCCGAAGCGATGGCCCACCTCGCCAAGGAAGGCACCGCCTCCCAGGAAGCCAGCGCGGTCCTGGCCCGCTTCGGCAGCTGA
- a CDS encoding nucleotidyltransferase family protein, translated as MTIDFDTLMPQLRALCEKYDVVELSVFGSVARGSDGPDSDVDLLYLLKPDTQIGLEFFGFQEELEDLLGRKVDVVPKKYLHWFIRDAVLAEAKDLHVAA; from the coding sequence ATGACGATCGACTTCGACACGCTGATGCCACAGTTGCGAGCGCTGTGCGAAAAATACGACGTTGTCGAACTGTCAGTCTTCGGGTCAGTAGCTCGGGGATCCGATGGACCGGACAGCGACGTCGACCTGCTCTACCTGCTGAAGCCGGACACACAGATCGGGCTGGAGTTCTTCGGGTTCCAGGAAGAGCTGGAGGACCTCCTCGGCCGAAAGGTTGACGTCGTTCCCAAGAAGTATCTGCACTGGTTCATTCGCGATGCAGTACTGGCGGAAGCGAAGGACCTGCATGTCGCGGCGTGA
- a CDS encoding HepT-like ribonuclease domain-containing protein produces MSRREDLYLADIVTAYYRIASYLENLTFADFQKDDLRQDGVIRQLSIIGEAASSLAPETRDAQPEIPWKLVRGMRNMLIHQYFDADLIIVFNAATKSVPELADRILAILKQRDPAEAERVLTRKPSSLD; encoded by the coding sequence ATGTCGCGGCGTGAGGACCTTTACCTCGCCGACATCGTCACCGCCTACTACCGAATCGCCTCCTACCTCGAAAACCTCACCTTCGCGGATTTCCAGAAGGACGATCTCCGCCAGGATGGCGTGATCCGCCAGCTTTCGATCATCGGCGAAGCCGCGTCGTCGCTGGCCCCGGAAACCCGTGATGCACAGCCGGAAATTCCGTGGAAGCTGGTGCGGGGTATGCGAAACATGCTGATCCATCAGTACTTCGATGCCGACTTGATCATCGTGTTCAACGCCGCCACGAAGAGCGTGCCCGAACTGGCCGACCGCATCCTGGCGATCCTGAAGCAACGCGACCCAGCCGAGGCCGAGCGCGTACTCACCCGCAAGCCCTCATCGCTAGACTGA